The following proteins are co-located in the Tardibacter chloracetimidivorans genome:
- a CDS encoding IS1595 family transposase: MDVLDRDKLPFPKSLPEFQRLFPDDGACASWLEKARWPDGFACPRCGVVGDPFRFTTRPVILMCRSCRRQTGLMVGTAMERSHIPLSVWFWAAYLVASQTTGISAVQLQRQLGLTRYETAFGLLHKLRAAMVRPDQDRIGGQSGQHVEVDETWIGGRTRGEGRGTHHKTLVVAAVEVRHREPGTGQDRRRNGRYAGRVRLAIGADRSAGALGGFVQSAVEPGTLVITDDWSGYSGLQGGGYDHHAIAQCGDPEVSEEFLPIVHLVFSNLKAWLNGIHHGVSTKHLQAYLNEFTFRFNRRFYPFNAFRSLLGIASDIEAPTFAELYSGQWTHHTISSGCMP, from the coding sequence GTGGACGTTCTTGACCGCGACAAGCTGCCGTTCCCGAAATCCCTCCCCGAGTTCCAGCGGCTTTTCCCGGATGATGGCGCTTGCGCGTCCTGGCTTGAAAAAGCTCGCTGGCCTGATGGATTTGCGTGCCCACGCTGTGGCGTCGTCGGCGATCCGTTTCGTTTCACCACTCGGCCTGTCATCCTGATGTGCCGCTCGTGTCGCCGTCAGACCGGCCTGATGGTCGGCACGGCCATGGAACGAAGCCACATCCCGCTCAGCGTGTGGTTCTGGGCCGCTTACCTGGTTGCGAGTCAGACGACCGGCATATCTGCCGTCCAGTTGCAGCGCCAGCTTGGCCTGACCCGGTACGAGACGGCCTTTGGCCTGCTCCATAAACTGCGCGCCGCGATGGTGCGCCCCGATCAGGATCGGATCGGCGGGCAGAGCGGTCAGCATGTCGAGGTCGATGAGACCTGGATCGGCGGGCGAACGCGCGGCGAAGGCCGGGGAACCCACCACAAAACGCTGGTGGTCGCCGCCGTCGAAGTTCGTCACCGGGAGCCTGGCACTGGCCAGGACCGCCGCCGGAACGGACGCTATGCCGGAAGGGTTCGATTGGCCATCGGTGCAGACCGCAGTGCCGGTGCCCTTGGTGGCTTTGTACAGAGCGCGGTCGAGCCGGGAACGCTGGTCATCACCGATGATTGGAGCGGCTATAGCGGGTTGCAGGGCGGCGGTTACGACCATCACGCCATCGCCCAGTGTGGCGACCCGGAGGTGTCCGAAGAGTTCCTGCCCATCGTCCATCTGGTGTTCTCAAACCTCAAAGCGTGGCTCAACGGCATCCACCACGGCGTCAGCACCAAGCATCTGCAAGCCTACCTCAACGAGTTCACTTTCCGCTTCAATCGCCGCTTCTACCCGTTCAACGCCTTCCGATCCCTCCTCGGGATCGCCAGTGATATCGAGGCGCCGACCTTTGCCGAACTCTACTCAGGCCAATGGACCCACCATACCATATCTAGTGGGTGTATGCCTTAA
- a CDS encoding 2-hydroxyacid dehydrogenase, whose protein sequence is MERHVARILLTRRWPKSIEASLAVQHEVHLNETDTPMSQADLAAAMATFDIVCPTVSDRIDADVIGSGGRVRIIANYGAGVDHIDLSAAKAARIVVSNTPDVLTEATAELALLLMMMVSRRASEGERELRSGDWSGWRPTHLIGRSLRGKTLGLIGYGRIARVTARLARAALGVETIYHSRRAATNDDIGSRYIGSVTDLVAEADIVSLHCPGGTETRHLIDAAMIERMKPGAVLINTARGSVVDEVALAAALVAGKIGGAGLDVYEHEPAVHPSLLEAPNVVLLPHLGSATLEAREAMGRQVVLNLEALLEGREPPNRVA, encoded by the coding sequence ATGGAGCGACATGTGGCCCGGATTTTATTGACGCGACGTTGGCCGAAATCGATTGAGGCTTCGCTCGCAGTCCAGCACGAAGTGCATTTGAACGAGACCGACACGCCGATGTCGCAGGCCGACCTGGCCGCCGCGATGGCGACGTTCGACATTGTATGCCCGACCGTGTCCGATCGGATCGACGCGGATGTGATCGGCAGCGGTGGACGAGTGCGTATTATCGCCAACTATGGCGCCGGCGTCGACCATATCGACCTTTCGGCTGCGAAAGCGGCCAGGATCGTCGTCTCCAACACGCCTGACGTGCTGACCGAGGCGACGGCCGAACTGGCGCTGCTGCTGATGATGATGGTGTCGCGGCGCGCGAGCGAGGGCGAACGCGAATTGCGCTCGGGCGACTGGAGCGGTTGGCGACCCACCCATCTGATTGGACGATCACTGCGAGGCAAGACCTTGGGCTTGATCGGTTATGGCCGGATCGCGCGCGTGACTGCGCGGCTCGCGCGGGCGGCCTTGGGCGTTGAAACCATTTATCATAGTCGCCGCGCGGCGACGAATGACGACATTGGCTCTCGCTACATCGGTTCGGTGACTGACCTTGTCGCCGAAGCCGACATTGTCTCGCTACATTGTCCCGGCGGCACCGAAACCCGCCATCTGATCGATGCCGCGATGATCGAGCGAATGAAGCCTGGCGCAGTGCTCATCAACACTGCTCGCGGATCCGTGGTCGACGAGGTTGCCTTGGCTGCAGCGCTAGTCGCGGGAAAGATCGGCGGCGCCGGCCTCGACGTCTATGAGCACGAGCCAGCGGTTCACCCATCGTTGCTCGAAGCGCCGAATGTCGTGCTTCTACCGCATCTCGGCAGCGCGACCCTTGAGGCACGCGAAGCGATGGGGCGGCAGGTCGTGCTCAATCTGGAAGCATTGCTTGAGGGGCGAGAGCCGCCGAACCGTGTCGCCTAA
- the istA gene encoding IS21 family transposase produces the protein MALLSVIRRWHFREGMPIREIERRTGLSRNTIRKYLRAGTVEPRFKVPERPSKLDPFAGKLAGWLRIEAGRSRKQRRTVKQLHADLVALGFDGSYGRVAAFARSWKADRQRDAQTSGRGTFVPLVFQPGEAFQFDWSEDWAIIAGKQTKLQVAHTKLSHSRAFIVRAYLLQTHEMLFDALTQAFRVLGGVPQRGIFDNMKTAVDRIGSGKARQVNARFAALASHYLFEPEFCNPASGWEKGQVEKNVQDARRRLWQPIPSFADIDALNAWLEEQCIAQWSHIPHGALPGSIADMHAAEVASLMPLGRPFDGFVEHTKRVSPTCLVNFERNRYSVPASFANRPVSLRVYPDRIVIAAEGRILCEHGRIIARSHHLPGRIVYDWRHYLAVIQRKPGALRNGAPFTEMPDAFRQLQGHLLKRPGGDREMVEILSLVLHHDEQAVLGAVELALEGGVPTKIHVLNILHRLTDGKAPPASPIDAPQALRLAQEPLADVGRYDNLRELRRAS, from the coding sequence ATGGCGTTACTGAGCGTAATCCGGCGCTGGCATTTTCGTGAGGGGATGCCGATCCGGGAGATTGAGCGACGGACCGGACTGTCGCGCAACACGATCCGCAAGTACCTTCGGGCGGGCACGGTTGAGCCCAGGTTCAAGGTTCCCGAACGGCCAAGCAAGCTGGACCCGTTCGCAGGGAAGCTGGCGGGTTGGCTGCGGATCGAGGCTGGTCGCTCGCGCAAGCAGCGGCGCACGGTCAAGCAGCTGCACGCCGATCTCGTCGCCCTGGGCTTCGATGGCTCCTACGGACGTGTTGCGGCCTTTGCGCGCAGTTGGAAGGCCGACCGCCAGCGTGATGCCCAGACCAGCGGGCGCGGGACCTTCGTGCCGCTGGTGTTTCAGCCTGGCGAAGCGTTCCAGTTCGACTGGAGCGAGGATTGGGCGATCATTGCCGGCAAGCAGACCAAGCTACAGGTGGCGCACACCAAGCTGTCGCACAGCCGGGCGTTCATCGTCAGGGCCTATCTGCTCCAGACCCACGAGATGCTGTTCGATGCGCTGACGCAGGCGTTCCGGGTGCTGGGCGGTGTGCCGCAGCGCGGGATCTTTGATAACATGAAGACCGCGGTTGATCGGATCGGCAGTGGCAAGGCACGGCAGGTCAACGCCCGGTTCGCGGCGCTGGCCAGCCATTACCTGTTCGAGCCCGAGTTCTGTAACCCGGCCTCGGGGTGGGAGAAGGGGCAGGTCGAGAAGAACGTCCAGGATGCCCGTCGCCGGCTGTGGCAGCCGATACCCAGCTTTGCGGATATCGATGCGCTCAATGCCTGGCTCGAGGAGCAATGCATCGCCCAGTGGAGCCATATCCCCCACGGCGCGCTACCCGGCAGCATCGCCGATATGCATGCCGCGGAGGTCGCCAGCCTGATGCCGCTGGGGCGGCCCTTCGACGGCTTCGTCGAGCATACCAAGCGGGTATCGCCGACCTGCCTCGTAAACTTCGAGCGCAACCGGTACTCAGTGCCGGCCTCCTTCGCCAACCGCCCGGTGAGTCTGCGAGTTTATCCGGACCGTATCGTCATCGCCGCCGAGGGGCGGATCCTGTGCGAGCATGGGCGGATCATCGCCCGCTCACATCATCTGCCGGGACGGATCGTCTATGACTGGCGGCACTATCTGGCGGTGATCCAGCGTAAGCCCGGTGCTTTGCGCAACGGCGCGCCGTTTACCGAGATGCCCGATGCGTTCCGCCAGTTGCAGGGGCATCTTCTCAAGCGCCCGGGCGGCGATAGGGAGATGGTCGAGATACTCTCGCTTGTGCTGCACCACGACGAACAGGCGGTGTTGGGCGCCGTCGAGCTGGCGCTGGAGGGCGGTGTTCCGACCAAGATCCACGTGCTCAACATCCTGCATCGGCTGACCGATGGCAAGGCGCCGCCAGCATCACCGATCGATGCGCCGCAAGCCCTGCGCCTTGCCCAGGAACCGCTCGCCGACGTCGGCCGCTATGATAACCTGCGGGAGCTGCGCCGTGCGTCATGA
- a CDS encoding kinase — protein MTKGTPRPFVLGISGAQGSGKSTLSAALAESMRGIGITTAVLSIDDIYHTKADRIALARQVHPLFAVRGVPGTHDVGLGLKIIEAIDNGCAVRLPRFDKAADDRASEAVWEEAPADTALLILEGWCLGAQPEAEEALIAPINDLERLEDSDGRWRRAVNTALGSDYQRLFGRTDMLVFLAAPGFDVVRDWRIEQEHALARTAGSDASAVMSDAQVENFIRFYERLTRHILAEMPSRADLLIRLAADRAPLSVHYHRYASP, from the coding sequence ATGACCAAAGGCACTCCACGACCCTTCGTTCTCGGCATTTCCGGAGCACAGGGCAGCGGCAAGTCGACACTTTCGGCAGCGCTCGCGGAGAGCATGCGTGGCATAGGGATCACCACTGCGGTCCTCTCTATCGATGACATCTACCATACCAAAGCCGATCGCATCGCACTGGCCCGTCAAGTGCATCCGCTCTTTGCCGTTCGAGGTGTGCCAGGTACGCATGACGTCGGCCTTGGCTTGAAGATTATCGAGGCAATCGACAACGGCTGTGCGGTCCGGCTGCCGCGTTTCGATAAGGCCGCAGACGATCGCGCGTCCGAAGCGGTATGGGAGGAAGCGCCCGCCGATACCGCGCTGCTCATTCTCGAGGGTTGGTGCCTCGGCGCACAGCCTGAGGCGGAAGAAGCGCTGATCGCTCCGATCAACGATCTCGAACGCCTGGAAGATAGCGATGGCCGCTGGCGCCGCGCCGTCAACACCGCCTTGGGCAGCGATTATCAACGACTGTTCGGCCGTACCGACATGCTCGTCTTTCTCGCGGCCCCTGGTTTCGACGTTGTGCGCGACTGGCGCATCGAGCAGGAGCACGCGCTGGCCCGAACCGCCGGCAGCGACGCCAGCGCGGTGATGAGCGACGCCCAGGTCGAGAACTTCATCCGCTTCTACGAGCGGTTGACCCGGCACATATTGGCCGAAATGCCCAGTCGAGCCGACCTCCTGATCCGGTTGGCCGCCGACCGCGCGCCACTATCCGTTCACTACCATCGTTATGCTTCGCCCTGA
- a CDS encoding helix-turn-helix transcriptional regulator, producing the protein MKHVNALLQTFREARTEEELFAALIKATEVLGFSQVAMGHHVDLGSPPHGAIRLTNYNQDWIAHGMDRDYFADDPIHLASTKTVNGFLWQEVDQIINLTARHKQVLAEAVGFGLGAGFTVPVHLPGEYHGTCSFAAPSLDQLHENALPIAQLCGTFAFEAARRIMRRRMNLEDKPMPELRPRELQALILVGRGKTDGEIGAILGVSQATAHGHVEGARRAYGNAQRAYMIVRALFDGQISFADLLRR; encoded by the coding sequence TTGAAGCACGTCAACGCTCTTCTTCAAACCTTTCGTGAGGCGCGCACCGAGGAAGAGCTCTTCGCCGCGCTTATCAAAGCGACAGAGGTACTGGGGTTCTCGCAGGTGGCAATGGGGCATCATGTCGATCTTGGATCACCGCCTCACGGTGCAATACGGCTTACGAACTACAATCAAGACTGGATCGCGCACGGAATGGATCGCGATTACTTCGCCGATGATCCGATCCATCTCGCAAGCACGAAGACAGTCAACGGCTTCCTGTGGCAGGAAGTTGACCAGATCATCAACCTAACAGCACGTCACAAGCAAGTGCTCGCCGAGGCGGTGGGATTCGGGCTTGGCGCGGGCTTTACTGTCCCTGTCCACTTGCCGGGAGAGTATCATGGCACGTGCAGCTTTGCCGCACCCAGCCTTGATCAACTGCACGAGAACGCGCTGCCGATTGCGCAACTATGTGGCACGTTCGCCTTTGAAGCAGCAAGGCGGATAATGCGCCGGCGCATGAACCTCGAGGACAAGCCAATGCCCGAACTCAGGCCGCGCGAACTGCAAGCTCTCATTCTTGTGGGCCGGGGAAAGACGGATGGCGAGATCGGTGCGATATTGGGCGTCTCGCAAGCCACCGCTCACGGACATGTCGAAGGTGCCAGGCGGGCCTATGGGAACGCTCAGCGCGCTTACATGATAGTGCGCGCCCTATTTGACGGGCAAATCTCGTTTGCTGATTTGCTGCGACGTTGA
- a CDS encoding aromatic ring-hydroxylating oxygenase subunit alpha: MTLESPERIQSMWEAASAQMRERRRPDDFPALPDIPAARYTSEFFYELEKKHLWSKTWLFVGLAHEFDETGSYRTYTLNDTPVVIVRGRDKNLRAFHNVCQHRGSLLMKDEGGVAKNMRCLYHCWTYDLEGQLAFVPDEHYFSDLDKASRGLNQIRLEQFGSLVFINFDEDAPPLIQYLADIPSLWSDIPLDDLRLFERFDFEVDCNWKCLQDNFAENYHAKYVHEHTIDKVIDSKTSALQMLQGGHNAIVIKSRGTLTSGMGAAFFKSEDDTPEEQASKLAEISRSGQRNYNVFPNATFPIAEYLFPIVLVWPINAGRSRVEVSFVKTGSGPDNEKLDRDTLTFFKSFIGEDLDALSGMHKALAHGGITSIPLCWSEQFIYNHEQHIDEVIGSENIPQGMAVVKVDLPYAQN; the protein is encoded by the coding sequence ATGACCCTGGAAAGTCCGGAGCGCATTCAGTCCATGTGGGAAGCGGCGAGCGCGCAGATGCGCGAGCGTCGGCGCCCTGACGATTTTCCCGCATTGCCCGATATTCCCGCAGCCCGGTATACGAGCGAGTTCTTCTACGAGTTGGAGAAGAAGCATCTCTGGTCTAAGACCTGGTTGTTCGTCGGGTTGGCTCACGAGTTCGACGAAACGGGGAGTTATCGGACCTACACTCTCAACGATACACCCGTCGTCATTGTGCGAGGGCGAGACAAGAACCTACGGGCGTTCCACAACGTGTGCCAGCATCGCGGTTCGTTGCTCATGAAGGACGAGGGTGGTGTCGCAAAGAACATGCGGTGCCTTTATCATTGCTGGACATACGATCTCGAGGGGCAGCTGGCGTTCGTTCCTGATGAACATTATTTCTCCGACTTGGACAAAGCATCGAGGGGACTCAACCAGATACGCCTTGAGCAGTTCGGCAGCCTCGTCTTCATAAATTTCGACGAAGACGCACCGCCTCTCATTCAGTATCTGGCCGACATTCCATCGCTTTGGTCAGATATTCCACTCGATGATCTGCGCTTGTTCGAACGATTTGACTTCGAGGTCGATTGTAACTGGAAGTGCCTCCAGGACAACTTCGCAGAGAATTATCATGCAAAGTATGTGCATGAGCATACGATTGATAAAGTGATCGACTCGAAAACATCTGCGCTTCAGATGCTTCAGGGTGGCCACAACGCTATTGTGATCAAATCGCGCGGAACGCTTACGAGCGGAATGGGCGCGGCTTTCTTCAAATCCGAGGATGATACGCCGGAGGAGCAAGCGAGCAAGCTGGCCGAAATCTCGCGAAGCGGGCAGCGCAACTACAATGTGTTCCCCAATGCAACTTTTCCGATCGCGGAGTATCTTTTTCCCATCGTGTTGGTCTGGCCGATCAATGCCGGCCGGAGCCGGGTTGAAGTTTCGTTCGTAAAAACCGGAAGCGGCCCAGACAACGAGAAGCTGGATCGGGATACGCTTACGTTCTTCAAGAGCTTTATCGGTGAAGATCTGGATGCGCTATCAGGTATGCATAAAGCGCTTGCACATGGCGGCATAACATCCATTCCGTTGTGCTGGTCGGAGCAGTTCATCTATAATCATGAGCAGCATATTGATGAAGTCATCGGCTCCGAAAATATTCCGCAAGGGATGGCGGTGGTGAAAGTTGATCTTCCGTACGCGCAGAACTGA